Proteins found in one Sulfurovum xiamenensis genomic segment:
- a CDS encoding Bax inhibitor-1/YccA family protein, protein MALYNRDYTSAEAGYVQEGASVSFMKQTYQLLAASMIAAAAGAYATMPYAETIMQYKWFIFGAELLILFFGLNMTRGKAGLNLAMLFLFTFLTGVSLVPLLASLIGAGNGAVIGNAFLMTSVLFGALSLFAINSKTDYSSWGKPLFITLIVVIIASLVNMFILQSPMMHVIITAGILLLFSIFTIYDTQNIANGAYDSPVDAAVSLYLDFLNMFTALLQLLGIFGSDD, encoded by the coding sequence ATGGCTTTATATAATAGAGACTACACATCAGCAGAAGCTGGCTATGTTCAAGAAGGTGCATCGGTAAGCTTTATGAAGCAAACGTATCAACTCTTGGCTGCGAGTATGATCGCAGCTGCTGCAGGAGCATATGCAACGATGCCTTATGCTGAAACGATCATGCAATACAAGTGGTTCATTTTTGGTGCTGAACTTCTAATACTGTTCTTTGGACTTAATATGACAAGAGGAAAAGCAGGGCTTAACTTGGCAATGTTGTTCCTCTTCACTTTTTTAACAGGTGTATCACTTGTACCGCTTTTGGCTTCACTTATCGGTGCAGGAAATGGTGCGGTGATAGGAAATGCTTTCCTTATGACCTCTGTTCTTTTTGGTGCGTTGAGTCTGTTTGCAATTAACAGTAAAACAGATTACTCAAGCTGGGGCAAACCGCTTTTCATTACTCTGATAGTCGTGATCATCGCATCATTGGTCAATATGTTTATACTTCAAAGTCCTATGATGCATGTGATCATCACTGCAGGTATCTTGCTTTTATTCAGTATCTTTACGATCTATGATACTCAGAACATAGCAAATGGTGCTTATGATTCGCCGGTAGATGCAGCTGTATCACTTTACCTGGACTTCCTGAATATGTTTACAGCACTCCTCCAGCTTCTTGGAATCTTCGGAAGCGATGACTAG
- a CDS encoding thiamine-phosphate pyrophosphorylase, with product MTREETSEKIARLIDANLNRLKEGIRVIEDINRYIYDNKSLTSELKHLRHKLQSAYDQNRLQYRDIENDVQKESITSELSRSSINDLIIANFSRAQESARVLEESFKLVDQPLSELFKEVRYGLYAVEKSFFIQKAEPKK from the coding sequence ATGACTAGAGAAGAGACTTCAGAAAAGATTGCGCGTCTTATCGATGCCAATCTTAACCGCCTTAAAGAGGGTATACGGGTGATAGAAGATATCAATCGTTATATCTACGATAATAAATCTTTAACTTCTGAACTTAAACATTTGCGACATAAACTTCAATCTGCCTATGACCAAAATCGTTTACAATACAGAGATATAGAAAATGATGTACAAAAAGAGAGTATTACTTCTGAATTATCACGCAGCAGTATCAATGACTTGATCATAGCAAACTTTTCAAGAGCCCAAGAGTCTGCTCGTGTCCTAGAAGAGAGTTTTAAACTGGTAGACCAACCATTGTCGGAACTTTTCAAAGAGGTTCGCTATGGCTTGTATGCGGTAGAAAAATCCTTCTTTATACAAAAG